The Clavelina lepadiformis chromosome 1, kaClaLepa1.1, whole genome shotgun sequence genome segment TAATATTTGGAGAAGTGGTGCCACAAGCTATTTGCACACGATATGGTCTAGCTATTGGAGCAACACTTTCACCATTGGTCATATTACTAATGATAATTAGTCTTCCTATTTCTTGGCCACTTTCAAAACTGCTTGACTGTATCTTGGGCACAGAACATGGGACGTTTTTCCGTAGAGCTGAGCTAAGTGTTCTGGTGGATTTGCACAAGGAAACTGATGAAGAAAATGAAGATCCTTTAACAGCAGATGAGGCAATGATCATCAAAGGAGCTCTGTCCATGAGAGATAAAGCGGTTGGACAGATTTGTACGCCACTGGAAAGTGTCTTTGCTTTgaacatcaataaaattatgGATAAAGAAACAATGAATCTGTTGCTGACGAAGGGACATTCAAGAGTTCCTATCTATGAAGAATCTAAGCAGAATTTACTTGGATTAGTATTGGTTAAAAATCTGATCAAAATTGATCCTGATGATAATCTTCCATTGCGAGAAGTGTTTCAAGAACACAGAAGACCCTTGCTAAAAGTATCTGAAAAGAAGCAGCTCTATGAtgtgttaaatttatttcaaacagGAAAAAGCCATATGTTTGTCGTGGTACATGCAAATGAGTTAACTGACAGTGAATGCTCGGAATTAAAATACAATGATGAAGTTATCGGCATTATCACTTTGGAAGATGTCATCGAAGAGCTTATTCAAGAAGAGATCATTGATGAAACTGATGTCTATGTTGACGTGCATAAGAAAATCAAAGTGGCTAAAGCAAGAGCTGCAATGTTGTCTTTATCCCAATCTACACGGTCCGATGCATCACGTTTGCCAGCGAATAATTCTGCTTCAAACGATGAATATGAATCTGATACCCAGCCACTCCTTCAAGTTAAATAGTTGAAACTTTCCCTTCTGTTATTATTAATGGCACTTTATTCAGAGTTAACTTACAAGTATGTGTATATGGTAGGATATCTTGTGAAAAGATTCATAATTGCTTACTGAAGTATGAAACCGGAATACTACTAACGACAATTGTTTTCCTTCAGAACTATTTGAAGATTATTTCCTAGTCTATTAAAAACTTGTCCGCTACCTTACAATGCATGTAATGAAAGTATCAATTGATATActgtatttcaaaaaagcagtcccatttcattttttaaattctttatattttattatgccaatcaaattataataagcataactttataaaataatgatctatcttttttaacatttcaagttttttcTCAGTTTTTAAGCTATTGATGCATACTATTTTAACTTCATTTACTTCCAGCGATACATTGACACATTGAATATTACTGTTGTCCTCAAACACATGCTTGAAgcgtgaaataaaatttttctgcaCACCACAAATCATTGCATGATTACTGCTTGATTATAGTTGTGTACTCtgcattttaacatttgttaCTCCTTATATAGCattgtttaatattctttACATTATGAGAAAATGGAAAACATATCAACTGTGGGTCAATCCCTTGGCAACTCGATATGGGTTAGTCGACTACTTAGCCCTTGAGCAATGTCCATATTGCACGCCGCCAGTATCCTACGCGCCATTAAATCTAACGGCGTACCTGtcagtaaaaaaaaattgctgaGTAAATCAgacaaactaaaaaaaaagtttagctTTAAACTAAGTTTTATTATCATAAAAGTAATAATTTCCATCAAATTATACAACTTAAAATTTCCTTAtcaatttattaaataaagttttaatcaATAATGGATTCCCCTGCATAAACAAGAAGGCTCACTTACAAGTGGTGTCCAATGCCAGCCCTCCCGCTTCCTCAAGGATAACTGAAGCTGCACAATAATCCCAACAGTGGATGCCAAACTCTACATATGCTTCTGCTTGGCCTGATGCAACTGCACATATATTTAAAGCTGCAGAGCCCATGCAGTGTATTCTGAAATACAAATGCAGTAATTTTGGTATATTCAAACTGAATTGGGTCGGATTAGGATGAAGAGATGTTCTACTTTTAATTTCCACTGAGCATGCGTTCCTACGCTGCAGTTCAGCGTTTCAGTTCTTTTCATAATATTAAGTTTGAAACTTACGAATGAACTGGAGTTGATATTATTGATCGtaagttgtttaaaacaaaatcaagtcTTTCAGGATCCCGCGCTGAACCAAACTCAGCCATTATCAAAGACTTTTTAAGATCTGTAAGGTATTTTCCTTATGAGAGCATATCTTCCACAGTAATATATATAAAGTTAGCTGTATGTACCTGTCTCCTTGGATACCTGGATTTTCCTTTCATTACAAAATGCCCCTTTTCCTTTTATTGCAGCAAACATTTCACCACTTATAGCATTGTAGACAACACCTAGGACTGGTATTTTGTTTACACAAAAACCAAGACATACAGCTACATACGGATACCTGAAAAAGCAatgcaaaacagaaaaacggTAAACAAGAGATACTTTAACATACCAATATCTTATAAACAGTAATTATGATATGACACCCAGGGCCATTGGCATGAACTTTTTGTGGCCAAATTTTGTAACCTGCTCTAATTGCAATTAGCATCTTATGAGGTTAgttgttattaaaacaaaatctttaattgaGTATGGGTATAAATTTTGTATTCATGCAATTCCAAcggaattttcaaaaacagttaaaaagtttcaaaagtaCGAATTAGTACACCTCTATATAAACTGTCAAGTTAGCATATTTGAAAAGACGTATGATATTATAACGGAGCAATAATATCAAGTCAAGGCTTCTGCCCAATCAGCCACCTGTGCACAAAGTTGGTGGTGCCATCCACAGGATCAACAATCCACGTTGGTGCATCAGTTAGGTTGCATTTTAATCCTCCTGCCACAGATTCCTCTCCAATAAACCTGACAAAAAAGTTCACATTTTGGCTTGCGAGCATTGCTATGTCATGTTAGCAATCAAATGAAACAACACAAAGGCCTGTGTGAGTTGCTAGATCCTTGGTTAGCAGTGAAAAAGTAGATGGCGAATTCATTTTTTGCCGTGTCTTAGTAGATGAAGCGAGCTTatgcttgcaaaagcttatattgagaaattaaaaataaagttaaccttaaaatGTCATCTTTTatcttgcttttttattaGCGAAAAGGTAAGTGTAACTGAATGGAACCTGAATGCAGGTTTGTAATGCTTTGCAACCCCAACATGTGGCGGTGTTGTACAcagtgaaaacaataaaattaacaaaatctCATGACTTATtgcatttcaataattaaacAAGAAATTGGTTAGCAAAGGAGATAAGCCGCTTAGCAAATGGTGACCTTCTAgtgtttatatattttgtgaGATTTATTCAGTCAGTCATAAACCGAAAAGCATGTTTAAAGCCAAATTCTCATGCAAGATAAAACCATTATCAAAAATAGGGAAAAATGTACCCTGAAAGTTGTTGAACTTTGTATGTTTGCTGATAGTAGCGTCAATCAATTGCATAGATTAAAACATTAGTAACACAGATAAACATTCTTCTTTATAATTGTCAATTCACTTCCACGTTAAATACAGCGATATGtgaagaaattaaataattaattataagcGTACTGGTAACTTGATCTGTAAAACGTCATGCACTTAGCCATCATCATCAGTTATTACaccattttttcatttaacacTCAAATGTTCGGAAAACAACGGTCACTATGAAGCAATCGCTTATAGGTAGGTAATTAAGCTACCATATGCAAGCGTGATACTCAATAGGACTGGCTGATATGTTAACACATGCAACAATTGCAATTGTAGTACAatattgaaatttttgaaagttttgatATATCAAAGACTGTCAGTTGCTGTGCAGTAAGGTAGAAATGAGTGAgacaaaaaaataagttatgtGCATGTGTGTGTAAGGTGTGTATGTTAGGTATGGGtgtttatgacaaaaaatatttcaaagtagATTGAAACAACACCTACATAATGGGTTAATGGGGAAAATATGATACTAACCATTACACATACAACAATATTAATATAAAAGCAGTAAAGACAATGAGTTTATACTATATGTCACTCATAGGGTGATCAGCTACCTAATATACATATCAACtcaattataaaattattacatgaaaatacaaacataAGTGTGAAAAGATATGCAAGTATGAAAAAGATTATTCGAGCATTCATAAACTCTACCATATCCTAAGTTTTAGATGAATTTGAAGCAGAGATGCATAGTCttaatatatacaatacatatGCATCTGTAAACAGACCTCAGACCTTCACATAAAAAGCTCAAGTCTTTCAGACAAAaactattaccaaattactTACTGATGGTGGGggtatgttttttttatctcaTCTATAATCATACATTCAACTTTCTTATCAGTTTCTGTCACCAAGTCTGCACATCCTGcctttgtttcaattttcttCTCTTGCAAAAATGCGGCTTTAATTTCCTATAAAATATAGGCCTAAACAGTTAGCGTACTTATAGCCTATGCCGGGGGcgttcaaatggcggatctcgatccggatcttttcaactttttgtgtggatcTTACTTGCTTCGCTTCTATGTACCTTTGTTAGtcgttgttttcatcattgaattatttgaaaaacaagCATAGAACGAGAGTCATAAATGCTCATTTTCATGACCTTTTGAGGATATCAGTAACATTAGTAACAGAAAGTGACAGAAAGCCCTGTTTCAATGCTGTTGTGAGATCTAAACCAACTCATCCTTTTTCTCACTGAAACAATCTTGCCCctgtagcacacttcacttttgattttacaaagttattaatatgttgtaggaCCCATAAATAAAtcaccataaaaattaaagcatgtccaatatgtttactattcgtatttagtggattatcatgttgtcaggtttggctgtggtggatcatggcagaaatcatttgaacacccctggcCTATGCTGTCATACAATCAAACGAGATATGTTTAAGAAGGAAAAAGGCAGCCAATATTTTAGTAGGTAACTTTAACTTACCTCTCCGGCCTTTTCCGCCAGTGCTTTtccaaactttaaaatttcgtCAAGGTTTTCCATTGTAAGCAgcttgtaaaaaaaattggtgGGGTCAAATCAAAACGAGAAATTAAACCTATAACAGCAAGAAAAACAGTTTATAAACCATCCACTAAAACTGGGAACACTTTGggcctagtatacaagtgcacaaccaaatgacgtctcAATTAgggtagctggggtctagtatacaaaggtatccagtggttgtgcacttgtatactagaccccactTTTAATAGTGTGTGAATTCAGACAAACCGGGAatattgagacacgttaaaaactttgctgaGCTATCAGTACAGTATACACTAGCCTATACAGTAGGCTCCTTGCGTATGCTGCTTTTACAAACTTAGCTTCATAACTCtggctccgcacagttaatggcgaaaaatgaACACAACAATACTATAGTACTACCCTGTATACAGTACAATTTCACTGTTCATCGATGACGGGGATTTCCCTTAGTAACAATCAATGTTTTTAGTGTTTATATTTAAGATCTTAGTCTCTGCAATCTACATTCTATACACTCTACACTTAGTCTACAGTATATAGCCTACCACACATATATAACAACTATTGTTAAATCATATAACTCGTGTTTATTCTTTCTCAAATCTATTGGTACCGGTAAGTGGTAACTCACAAACGCAATATCctcttgtaaaaccagtttctATCTCCATTTGTCCGAGAGTAAATAGTACTGTGATGATAAAGggatataataatataaaaatcgAATACAATACAGAATTCTTATTTTCAGATGTGTGCTTTACGAAACGTGACGTTAATGATAGATAACATTTCGTACCGATAACTtcctgttttccgttttaagtcGTGAAATAGATGTCGTGCCTGCTTATCTTGCGTGCATTATTATTCACAGTTGTTCAATGCATACAGTCTACTAAGATCATCGCTGCAACGTGGAAatttttgtgctgttgctgttccaatgttttgtctaaatgtatttgttcaaagaaacttcaatataatttaatcagtatatacatttgtcattcctgtgtaaccattgttgaattcaatttgaagaagttcagtgttaagatagacaactttgttgtcatcttcacaagacaatTAAGCCGtaaaggtgaacaattaaatctgAGGGTAAGAAAAGCAGACGACCTCATGAGACTCATACATCATCACcatcaataaacatttcaataagTACTTATTGTAGTGGAGTGGGGCAATCTCTCAAGTTAAAGTGCCATATACCCACTTTCCGTTACAGTACTAAGATTTACAACCAAATACGGGCATCGTTATGCAATCAAAGCAATCACTGTGACCGTCCACGAGTATCGCCCTTAATCTAGCCACAGATAGAAGACCTCGGCCCTTGGATGGTGTTTAATTTTCACCACCCACGTGCAGAAAATACAGCTTGAATTTAACGTCATTGTTACAAAGTTACAGTAGAATGTCTTATTAACATTAGTAATAGTGACATCTGTTTTCTATTTCTGTTTTGGTGTTAGTTTTTATTCCtgttttaaccctatccaaaCCTGAATCGCGACTTTACGattttaactaggtgtggccgacactgcacacacattttcaatcgttaattactcgaaaactatacgtcgtaaactgttcggatttttacaggattagtagcaaaaacatctggcttcctgtatacatcataattgtaaaattaaagtGAATtgagtgtaaattaagtatttctaaaagtgatacatttctagaaatttttcttgttacgccgcgcacgcgctgtgcggaaaaccagctgaccgcgagaagagaacgcaagagaatagttagtcgagttagtggtgcgtaaatgagtaaacgaaaacgatacgcttcaatgcggagagagagcataattatgaaaatatctcaaaaattacaaaatccaactttataaaacaagcatggacagatagctgaacattttttaggaaaagtcaccaaaatTCAagcttctacagcaaacaatgcaactgtacgccacgttttttgtgactgtgtgcaggagaaGCCACACCTAGTGAAAATAGGGTTAATATACcgcattttgtttgtaagcAATGTAACATGTATGACGTAACAAGGTTAACTCTATTTTCTGTTTCGCCATGGAGCcaataatgaaaaataaaaaactcaTTACGAATACATCTTGCACAGGTCATAGACGGCAGAAGCAGAAGATGTGCCCAGTGCCACCTCACACTGGAAATCACACATTGGGCTATCAGACTCATGCacagaaaaattttgtaagaGGCCTATGTTTAATCTCAGGATACAAAATATGAATGAATAAAGCTACTTCAGTAAGTTAATGTTACTAAACAAGAATATGGCTTCATAACACAATTGGtttcaataataaataatggtgataactaaaaagtttgtaaaCATCATTGAATGGAACAGCATCAAACAGTTTTGGGATTAAGGGCAATGAAAATGCTTTACATTTTCTGCTTTTGATAATGGCCACCCGACACATTTAGTATGGTACCACTGCTGGCACCTTACGCAATCTACCCAAAAACCGTTTATAGCCAAATTACAAATCTTGCATATTGATTTTTTGTATGCGTTTTCAATGCCCTGTAAACAATTTCCTGCAACTGCATCATAAATATGCTTTCGGCAAACAGTACccgaaatattttgattaaggTCTTCACCGTGAGCTAGCCAATTAGCGTACATACATACAAACATTCCACAATCAACAGTATTAGATTGAAGGGTTCTAATTGGAGATTccacaaagtttaaaataaaaccaaatttaTCCAATAAAATTCGGCTGA includes the following:
- the LOC143453314 gene encoding uncharacterized protein LOC143453314; translated protein: MASTSQNISCIILNENEILCNNTVFDESDRLTYHDKLFWIYLAIYVALVLVAGLMSGLTMGLLSLDVMSLTVLADGGKPHEQKYAKKILPLVKRHHLLLVTLLLSNAAAVESMPLFLDKISSPVIAIVVSVTAVLIFGEVVPQAICTRYGLAIGATLSPLVILLMIISLPISWPLSKLLDCILGTEHGTFFRRAELSVLVDLHKETDEENEDPLTADEAMIIKGALSMRDKAVGQICTPLESVFALNINKIMDKETMNLLLTKGHSRVPIYEESKQNLLGLVLVKNLIKIDPDDNLPLREVFQEHRRPLLKVSEKKQLYDVLNLFQTGKSHMFVVVHANELTDSECSELKYNDEVIGIITLEDVIEELIQEEIIDETDVYVDVHKKIKVAKARAAMLSLSQSTRSDASRLPANNSASNDEYESDTQPLLQVK
- the LOC143453325 gene encoding inositol monophosphatase 1-like; translated protein: MENLDEILKFGKALAEKAGEEIKAAFLQEKKIETKAGCADLVTETDKKVECMIIDEIKKTYPHHQFIGEESVAGGLKCNLTDAPTWIVDPVDGTTNFVHRYPYVAVCLGFCVNKIPVLGVVYNAISGEMFAAIKGKGAFCNERKIQVSKETDLKKSLIMAEFGSARDPERLDFVLNNLRSIISTPVHSIHCMGSAALNICAVASGQAEAYVEFGIHCWDYCAASVILEEAGGLALDTTCTPLDLMARRILAACNMDIAQGLSSRLTHIELPRD